The Salvia miltiorrhiza cultivar Shanhuang (shh) chromosome 2, IMPLAD_Smil_shh, whole genome shotgun sequence DNA window ccattttttccttctattttttctctctcttctcccatcaatttttcactattttttctctctttttttttataattttaattattttttaaatatcattaaatttaatttatgaaaaaatattcaatatgcaatttaagtttaagttcgtaaCAAAATCTTTATTagggtataaaaatcatcaaaaatgaattcaaaatgaatatgttatatattaaaattttaaaatatgttattttctttctctttgttaaaattttacaaattttttatttatgttcgtgtatgaaaatatttatttatttattattatgcggaatactatataataataatgtgtatattaattttcattatcaaataatttaaaattatttagtaactataattattattacactttatacgtttttaaattcgagattttattgagtaattgatattttatttttaaatcatactttacatttatttatattttaattttgtttaatctttatatttatttatttatttaaaatatcatttaattttgatttcgcCGTGAACGTACTAATTAGTATAATACATAACATAATTATCCAACAGATAATTCGAACTTTATATCATCAAATTATGAGCAATGCATGTAGAACATGAGCCAATTGATGATCTTTTGCTTGCGTGATGAATATGCACAAGTTAATTTTGTAGTGAATTGAGCGTTTCTCAATTATCCAAACTATCAGTTCATAAGTTCATATACTTTTTTTTCGTGACGGATCAAAATTattgtatatattgatgagTAATCAACACGAATTCACTTCGACAATTATTCGGACTTAATTATATAAGTGCAATTCTATTCATAGCTGACTTTTTCTATAGGTATTCATAGCTCGCTAATGtaattaaaatacatatattagGTTAGAGCAATAGCCCGGCGAAAAACACCCTGACGAATCAATTAATATTTTCCATTGATATATAGAGCCCCACTCTTcttcacaaataaaaaaatggaaacaaaTGAATCATTTCTTTCGACGAAACTAGTCAACTTCGACGggacattttttttatctatttcttttttttttgggttttaaaaaaaataatctatttACAGCTTATTGAAAATGAGAGTTTTCAATAAATATTAGCGGCGTTTTAACCCTGTTGTGAGCAGATATTTTTCTAGCATCATTGACATAAGGAGTAATCTTGTGTAAAACCGTCTAATATATCAAGATTTATCAGAGGCGTCATGACCCAAATCTAAATAATAGTACAATATTAGTAAAGTTACAAAGagtttaaatccaatatttgaAAGCACAAATAATTCTTAACAAAATAACACTTTGCCCTTAATAAGGAACTAGTAAAAAGTGCTACTTATATATCACATAAAAACAAATAATGCCTTCTTCTTTTTTGAGGGAACAAATAATGactctaaaaaataatttttgataAGTATTTTCtacatttgattttattttatatggtAATATATAATCTTTTTAGTATGTTTTTTGAATCAAATTAACGATAATTTCTCAATATTATTAAAGATAcaaaataactaaaatatttACTCGTGAAGTACTGCCAATAGTTTGTTTCGTATTTATTATCTTccaaaaaatacaataaatgctagtaaagaaaaaaaaaatgtacgtTCAAATTTGGCgattaaaaatgtaaaatgtGTAACAAACTCGTTAGAAAACAGAATACGAGCCAGaaatttcatttataattaggggtggagcaaaataccgaaaaatcggtataccgcacttaccgtaccgaaaaaataccgaaaataccgaaatttcggtataccgaaaatttcggtacggtattgtaccgtaccgaagattttcggtacggcaacggtatcattttcctcataccgcggtataccgatatataccgataccgcggtatatgctGAAAAACCTGTATATACCGTTGTTTAGGTATATACCACCGGTATATACCGAtagtatataccgaaaaaatccgTATGCCGTcggaatcaattatatatatatatatatatatatagggagaggatcATGTGTGAACTgatgaacaacgatgttcatgtGCGAATcaatgaacaaatacataaaatacatgaacaaaaacatatgaacaacgatgttcatggagaaccatgaacaaatacataaaatacatgaacataagcacatgaacaacgatgttcatgaCAGTAAGTCATGAACACCGTTGTTCATGTGACgcatgaacaacgatgttcatgaCTTAATGTTGAACAATCGTTGTTCATGTCCAAATAAAGGGCTGTGATTGGTTCTCCATTCTCACAAAAAGATGTAATTCTCACTTGAtcccatccctatatatatatatatatattagtggtaaattatttttttgctttgttgAAGATGTGGAGTTTAATTGTTAGAAAGTTATTTGTAtttgtttaatgaaatttcaATATGTACAAATATACGGTATATGTTAATGGTTTGGCAATTTAGGCATGAAACGATATAACAATAATTTCGGTAATACCGTAAGGTATGGTATACCGACTTTcggtatggtataccgcactatcggtacgacaacggtatgaaaattctcataccgaaattttcggtatgccgatcttcggtataccgaaaagtacggtacggcaacggtatggaaattctcataccgcaatttacggtatggtatacggtatgacgaaaaattttcggtataccgtaccgATCCACCCCTATTTATAATAACTTactatgcatttttttttaaaaaaaaactaaacctTTTGCCTAATAGCTAAAATTGGAAGTTTGTAATAACTTTTCTCTAGAAATATGTATATGCAAATGTTGAAAGAGATGAGCAGAGCCTAGTTGATCAACGCCAACAACATAACAAATCGAAACTGCAGGTATTTGATGCCAAACTCTGAGTAATTTCCTACGCCTTTTATTAACCTCATTATATTGCAACATTTGAGTAACGCTCACATAGTATAGTGTATAGAGAGGAGAAAAGCCAAACTCTATATTTCTATACATCAGAATAACCATCAGCCTACATTCAATATACAAAAGGGTGTGTATCAGCCGCAGTCGTGGCGTAGTACGACAGCCTAGCCGATGTGCTTCCATCTCCTCACTTACTGTAGTGCGGTCCAAACTGATCTGTCAAGTGGCTGAAATGATCAATTTCCCCCTCAAGAAGGTGCAGCACCTGCAACCATCATCATGTAATGAAAAACAGTAGCTTCGGACGTTGAAAGAGCTTTAATTGCACGGACAAATACAAGTCACAACTTGTGAAACaggcgcacaaatgaaagaaaatggcGTGAGTGCATTTACAACATGTTAGTAGTAAAACAGAGAGAAGAAAGGTAGATGTTCACAAATAGAAGAATCAGAAGATTAACTTTGGCAAGTGTTTTTTTATTGTTCCTCGGGGAAACATGTAATCTAAATAGCAAAACTTTCTTTTcataaaaatatcaaaagagAAGGGCACAGTTTACCTCTGCCATTGATGGTCGTTTCTCGGGTTCAGTTTGGAGACATAAATACGCTGTTTTAGCCATGCTGTACAGCTCGTATGTGTTGCACGTTTCACCAAGACGAGGATCAACAAGCTCATGTAATGCAAGTTTTTCAATTAGAGGTAATGCCTGGAAATGCCACAAATGGAGTCTTTAGAAGTGTCggccttttatttttaatttcttttaaacATTTTTAGTCCTTAGAAATTGAGAGTGGCGGTTGAGATGAATAAACCAATTTTGACAGGAATAAGAAGCAAAAATATTGCCTGAACATACCCATTGTCTAAGTGATGAAGGCTGGTCTTCCCTCTTAGAATCCACTGCCTTACGTCCAGATATCAGTTGTATCAAAATAACACCGAATGAATAAACATCTGTACGTACGGAGACAATGCCGTTCTCTGCATACTCTGGTGCAAGATATCTAAAGTACAAGGCAAGAACACCTTAACATCAAGTGTTAAGGATATGTGCATGCAGTTTTGACATAATTTCTAGCTCATACACTCACCCAAGAGTGCCTAGAATTCTTGTTTGTATTTCACCCTCATCAGTCTTCCACTTTGCGAGGCCAAAGTCACCCAGCTACTTATAAATAATTTCAACAGAAATTAGAAACTCAAGGGCTTGTAACCGCAGAAGATTAAATCTTTGACAGATCTGTCTATAAAAGGTTTATCACAGCATAGTTTCAGAGCTATTTAGAGACTGAAGCCATTCCAGGCACTAAAATGGCAGTATATAGTTAAAGGACTTTAATCATCATGAACAATTACAGACAACTCGCATAAGTAAGTCTATCTAGAAATTCTGGAAGCCAACGGACAAATCACTGTAAATTTAGAGTCGACCACTTTATCACAccattgtactccctccgtcccacttcaaatgacccaatttatatttagaaataaaataaggcATTTAACACTAcgttttgggttgtcccaccaccactttacacctttatcacacattttttaatctccgtgcccaatttttttgggtcatttgaagcgggacggagggagtacattttataGTCTATTTATCACTTTGCTATAGCTTGACCTTGTATTTAGCAAATAGACAAGCAGCTGATGTCCAGGATCCTAGAACCGAGCATGTAAGAATGAAATTAAGCACTGCTAACAGAAAACAGAGTGATATATATAACATACTACTGGTTCTACGACATTTATGTTATCTGTCATCATCTACCAGTTTCTAATACCAGTGCAGCTTTAGcagctgtggctgctgatatcTTTTGGTGTAGCAACTACACATAGTAGAAGAGTTGTGTGATCTCCATTAATAGGATCAGATAGACAAGATTTAGAATACTAAAGGGATCCATTTCCCATAATATTTGTAACAAAGCAATTCTTTGGGTTAATTTGACCACAAATATTTAGTAGTCACTAGATTTATCCAGCCACTTTTCAGAACATATGAATTGGTAAGTTTTGTAATGATATGAACTAGTTATCCAAGAAATTTTCCAAATTGAagtaaaatcaatttcaaactGATCAAGAGAACAGAGCTATGAGATTCTGAAAGACATGGTGAAAACACTTTCCTCTTCAATAATGAACACCTTCCTTCTGACTGCTCTAAACTATATAAGGCGTTCACTAATTCAGTAAAAATATCTAGGGTCTTAGAATTTACCATAGGAACGAAGTCACATGTCAACAGTATATTGCTTGGTCTCATGTCCCGATGAATTATAGGACTTCCACGACACTCTTCATGTAAAAAGCGCAAACCTTTGGCAGTTCCAATGGCAATAGCATGCCGTTGATGCCATTCAAGAACTTGATTTGTATCTGTGAACATTCCAAAATTTGGGCATGGATGATAGAAAAGTGGAGAGAGGCAAAAAGAGACATAGATAAAGTTAGAGAGGGATGGACAGAGACAACACCAATGATAGGCACATTGGTCTTATTTCAACAATAAACTAATGATCAGAGAAAACAAGTAGCTTCAGAACTTCTCTTATATACTAAATGTACTCACCAAATAAATGCCATTCCAGTGATTTATTGCAGATATACTCGTACACTAGGATATTAAGGTTTTCCTTGCAACAATAACCAAGAAGCATCACAATGTTCTTGTGGCGTGCAAAGCTGAGGACAAATATTTCAGAATGAAATTCTGAAAATCCTTGTGTACTTGCTTCCTTTCGCACCTTTGCAGCAATATGCTGCCCATCCTTAAGCTTCCCTTTATATACAAGACCATATCCACCTTCGCCTAGTAAGTTATCAAGTGAAAAATTGTTGGTTGCAAGCTGAATCTCAGGATAACTATATCGCATTGCGTCCAGCTCCGTCTTTAATCCACAAGTAATGCAGAGCACAGGTACATCAGAGTATCTATTTCGACTAGGCCTTCTTTTTTGATTTGAGATTATTGGGGCATAATATTCCATAATCTGTCTAGTATTGCCTGTTGACATCATTCATTACAATTAGGAAATCTCAGATCTGATGCAAATGTGGAAGAACCCTTCTACTTGCAACATGAAAAGATGTGCAAGTGATAACTGTAATTATAGAATATCTTATGACTTATGAGGGGTACAAGACCAAAACCTATTTCAGTTAAATGATGTACATctcaaagaaagaaaatggaGGTACGGGCTAGCTTTTTTTCTCAGTGTATGAAGGccttgacttttgttttaacaagaaaaagaaacaaaacttaGTAACATGCTACCATGGTCCAGACTCCAAAAGGGAAATAAATGTAAAGCAAGCATCCAATATAAGCAATTAAAAGAGAAGTAAGGAAAATCATAGTGTTGATTGAATCTTATAAGTGACCACCACCGAAAACTAGAGTGAAAAGTATCATTTCTTAACAGATGCCAGCGATTATTTTTCGAACTCAATAACTAGTGGATTGGGAATACAATTCACCTATGAATCTTAAAGTTCTATGTCTCTAGATGTATATAGATCCTCTAACCTGATTCCTCTTGGTTGGGACTTGGCCGAGTCTCATTTTGGGAGACAATGCTCTCCTCCTTGGAGTTTGATGTGAATGATGATGGCCAGATGCTACTAGCCATATCAGAACTTTCCATAGATCTATGATAGTTGATAGTATTGACTGACTGCTCATTCTCATTATCACTAACTGGTGGTAGTGGGACAGGCTTGGAAAGCGAGTAAAACTGCTTGCTGTCAAAATGCTCGGTTTCCTTATTGGAATACTCatgatccaaaattttcagtgTAAAGTTATCAAGCACAAGAGCAGCCTTGCAAGGAATGTGTTTAAGGTAGTACCTTAATTCCTTTCTTAGAGCCCTGTCAATGAAATATTATCAGCTAATAGTTATTAGAAAAAGACCAATATAAACATACAAAACTTATCCCATAAGATCAGTACGAGTAAAAACACAACTAACTCCTAAACCAAGGAGGGCCACGTCTGCAGTTAATACCCGAGTTTGAGTGCAGCTAAAGCGGATTTACGAGTTCTAAACCAATTGAGCTAAGAGGTGGGTagaaaaattttcaaagcaATTTTTAGAGTTAATTAGTTGAAAACAATGAAAAGCATGATTTCTACTATTTTCGAGATATTGGGATTGTCGTTGAAGAAGACATATATTTTAATGCATTTTATACAGATTAAAAATTGCAGACTTCAAGGAAACAAATAGCATTTTCAGTTACCTTACCTGCCTCGAAGATATCTGTGCAGAATGCAAACCTAGGTCCTAGGGTTCAAGGGATAGCAATGAGAAGTTAAAAGTGTATAAATGATACTAGATGTTATTCAGGGCTTGATCTTTACTTTGACATTAAAAAAATGAAGGATCAAGTTTTTAACCAGTATTCAGATttaatattcatttattttgcaTAAGAAGAATGAAATTTCTTAGCTTTTAGTAGTTGATCATTCAACATGTAATGTTTATTTGGCCATTAAACAAAAAGTAACATCAAGAAGAAATCTAGAGCTTTGACACAGGAACATTGGCATAAATGAAGACATGATGATGCTGGAGAGTGTGTGTGTGCATGTTGGTCTATTGACTATTGGTTAATGCCTTATGTCAAAGATCTCAGTTTCAAGTCCACCATCACGTGATCTTTAAAGCTATTTGTTCATTcatatctcaaaaaaaaaaaaaaaaatggaaagacTTGATGTTGGAATTCCCAAATGCCAAACAAGCACTCATCCATACAAATTCTCCAATCCAGAATCACATCCTACACAAAACTTGGAAGTATTTCAAATTATGTGAAAAATCACCCTATCAAATGAAGTTAGAGCCCTTAACTATTAGCGAGATTTTACTTTGTAAAAACATATCTACTAAGCATTAGTACTAGATCAATTCAGGTGCTTCAATACAAACATGAAGTTCAACCATCAAATGTATCATAAATGGCGCCATAACTGAAATTTCGATTACTTGTAAATTGTATTATCATTATGATAGCAGTATCGCAGCTGGTGGGCCATCTTGGAAGGTCCGCTATCGTGGATTTGGAGCTTGAGTTGGGATTTTggaattagttatgcttttattATTCAGTTAGTTCCGGGCGTTGTGGTTGGGCCTCAGGTATGGGTTTATATATTCTTTCAGTATGTACAATTAggttatgttttttttatcattGTTTAGCGGCTTACGTTGTGGCAGAGTATCTGTGAATCTTGGTTTAGAGGTGCTCTTCTGATGTTTATTCATATTTCCTTTTCTACTCTGTCTGGACCGTCTCCACTCTATCACATTAACCACTAGTGGTTCCTTTTTACTTTTTCCAGCACTGACATAAATCAAAAGTTGGGCGGAGAAAGATAGAGAAAGAGAATGGGAGAGAGGCAACTATAAGTTACCAAATATAGCATTTTTTGATTGGATATGCGTGATAACAAATGATGTATTGGTATATGCAATGTTAGGGGTTTCAATACCGATCTTTCATCATACTaccattttcaaaaaaattatctgCCTAACTGTatatgagaattgaggaaataaTTCACTGCAGATTTTCCTGATCGGATTGGAACAAAACTTGGCTCATTCTCAATCTAGTCAAGTAATCTCTCCCTCTGTCTCTCTCGTTTAGGAAACCAAAGAAAATATAAAGGAGAAGAGTTTGGGAGAAGAATTTAACTATGAGAATATTGAAAGTGTTTTGTATAAAAAGAATTCATTGGGAAAAACCAATGTGTGGCAGGAAGAGAAATCGAAAATGATAAAATGGTTCAAAGAAGACCAACACACATTGACGGGGAATTTCTTAAAAATGCAAAATATATCCTCTACCAtcctaaaaaattaaaaaatgacataTTAATGAAAATTCCCCATATATTATATCAATAACATATTGTACCTATCAAATATAACCCAAGCTGCATTAGAAGTAGCTACTTCATGCATGATAGCCTTCCTTAGTGGAGTTCCAGCAGTGATCTTAACCTCAATGTTAACCTGCACATGGAGGATCTGATCGTgatgaaataaaaatactcaactATTGAAAAGACATAATGGTACACCTGAAAATGTGATATATTCTAGGAGACACAAAGGAAACTTGGAAACAAAGTGGTCgtagttaattaaataaattaataaaggaaTCAGCAGACTAGTGGCCTACCTTCAAATTTAATTGGAGGGCATACAACCCAAACTTAACTCCACATCTAACAGTATTTATTAACTATTACAGCATAGAATATATTATATGTTGGTTCTCACTAGACACATTTAAAATCACTCAAACAGTCATAACATATTTCCACAAAAGTAATAGCGAGCTCACCACAATGGGGGCATTGCTATCTCACATGAGAAACATCCTGGAGGCAAAAATCCCAATACAAAATGGTCTATTCAaagaatcttacttgcaaagaGACGGATGGAGTCTCTTTACATATTGCAACAAGCATGCTAGTATTTTCTCACATTGTTATGTACCAAGGAAAAGGAAACAGGTCCATGTCCAATGCATACAAAAGTTTTTCTTAGAGACTACTTGCCACTAGGATTATATTTTTAACTAGGAGAAACCCGAAGGTATGTGTATATTACCCTTTCTCCTTCACATTCTTCAGCACTGTACTGGAGCATGCCCACATACATATCAACCTTTTTTGAAACTTCTTCTTCCACTGCACGGGCATGCGTTGCTCCAAGGAAATTCTCAGGAGCCACTCCCATACGATAACCCACTGCAATTAAAAGGCAATAAATTAACAAACAATTGCACAACCTAACAGACTAAAATATGACTAATCAAACTAACTGAATCTTAAGAGCAATAGTGTTGCCAATATCTTATGTTATCATAATCCTAGTAAACATTCATGACACATTTTTAAAGTTTTCCTTTAAAAACAAATCACATCCTCTATCAGTTTCATGCTTTTGTTGTTTCCATTCCTCAATATATTGTTTCATCACTAGTGCATACTAGCAAATCGGGAGCAAGCTGTTACATCTCGTGTATCAGTGCATTAAAACTGTTGCTGCACAGAAAAACTTTCTTGAGCAGATGGC harbors:
- the LOC131011790 gene encoding probable serine/threonine-protein kinase PBL15 produces the protein MPSDMEISNREMRSRILIVCDATKDRSIHEFRQTIRQIRMCGGIVHPGDTIRVFGVLHKVLHPMGYRMGVAPENFLGATHARAVEEEVSKKVDMYVGMLQYSAEECEGERVNIEVKITAGTPLRKAIMHEVATSNAAWVIFDRALRKELRYYLKHIPCKAALVLDNFTLKILDHEYSNKETEHFDSKQFYSLSKPVPLPPVSDNENEQSVNTINYHRSMESSDMASSIWPSSFTSNSKEESIVSQNETRPSPNQEESGNTRQIMEYYAPIISNQKRRPSRNRYSDVPVLCITCGLKTELDAMRYSYPEIQLATNNFSLDNLLGEGGYGLVYKGKLKDGQHIAAKVRKEASTQGFSEFHSEIFVLSFARHKNIVMLLGYCCKENLNILVYEYICNKSLEWHLFDTNQVLEWHQRHAIAIGTAKGLRFLHEECRGSPIIHRDMRPSNILLTCDFVPMLGDFGLAKWKTDEGEIQTRILGTLGYLAPEYAENGIVSVRTDVYSFGVILIQLISGRKAVDSKREDQPSSLRQWALPLIEKLALHELVDPRLGETCNTYELYSMAKTAYLCLQTEPEKRPSMAEVLHLLEGEIDHFSHLTDQFGPHYSK